A window from uncultured Desulfobacter sp. encodes these proteins:
- a CDS encoding ATP-binding protein, which translates to MTLYINKMEIRGLDLMAIRLAKIYETDQGWAQFVASPGKLAALAHNVFKTLVPFSMHPPPPPGIGLPGRPHFKPPPKSDGMDQAQRIAIYTKEKVHFAGPILDSDKVVFRPVIVLETIVGWLGISRMKQIRHHMDAAGISRELKRFYMVAFFVFLITSLVSFYLSLRFLRPVKDLADGTRALARFDFSARITVTSRDELGCLARDFNAMADTIQSYEAMQKQWVLDISHELRIPLSILKGEIEAMLDGVRPTNPAGIRALLTEIHALERLVGDLHFLSQEDARSLEMKKELVYPLLILHDVAIRFESRLMNAGIRVDNRLSLENRLGISGNKERLAQLFSNILENCLKYTETPGCLTLSLKKQGDSLIIDIDDSGPGVPESSLPHLFDRLYRVDRARTRENKGTGLGLSICKTIVRAHKGDIRAENIPGSGLRISISLPLEENL; encoded by the coding sequence ATGACATTATACATCAACAAGATGGAAATCCGGGGGCTTGATCTGATGGCGATCCGGCTGGCAAAGATCTATGAAACCGATCAGGGGTGGGCGCAGTTTGTCGCTTCACCGGGCAAACTGGCCGCACTTGCCCACAATGTTTTTAAAACTTTGGTACCGTTTTCCATGCATCCCCCGCCTCCGCCCGGAATAGGCCTACCCGGCAGACCCCATTTCAAGCCGCCGCCAAAATCGGACGGAATGGATCAGGCCCAACGCATAGCAATTTACACCAAAGAAAAGGTTCATTTTGCAGGCCCGATCCTTGATTCAGACAAGGTGGTTTTCAGGCCTGTTATTGTCCTGGAGACGATTGTGGGATGGCTGGGTATCAGCCGTATGAAACAAATCCGCCATCACATGGATGCGGCAGGGATCTCCCGGGAACTCAAAAGATTTTATATGGTTGCCTTTTTTGTCTTTCTGATAACAAGCCTGGTCTCCTTCTACCTTTCCCTGCGGTTTCTCCGGCCGGTGAAAGATTTGGCTGACGGGACCCGGGCCTTGGCGCGGTTTGATTTCAGCGCCCGGATAACCGTGACTTCCCGGGATGAACTGGGTTGTCTGGCAAGGGATTTTAACGCCATGGCAGATACCATTCAATCCTACGAGGCCATGCAGAAGCAGTGGGTTTTGGATATTTCCCATGAACTGCGAATCCCCTTGTCCATTCTCAAAGGAGAGATTGAGGCCATGTTGGACGGGGTCCGGCCCACAAACCCAGCCGGGATTCGTGCCTTGTTAACGGAAATTCACGCCTTGGAACGCCTGGTCGGGGACCTTCACTTTTTGTCCCAGGAGGACGCCAGATCCCTGGAAATGAAAAAAGAGTTGGTCTATCCTCTCCTTATCCTGCACGACGTGGCAATTCGGTTTGAATCGCGGTTGATGAACGCAGGTATCCGGGTTGACAACCGTCTCTCTCTGGAGAACCGGTTGGGGATTAGCGGCAATAAAGAGCGGTTGGCCCAGCTTTTTTCAAATATCCTGGAAAATTGTTTGAAGTACACCGAAACGCCCGGGTGTCTGACCTTAAGTCTGAAAAAACAAGGTGACAGCCTGATCATTGATATTGATGACTCAGGACCTGGGGTGCCTGAATCATCTCTGCCCCATCTTTTTGACCGGCTCTACAGGGTTGACCGGGCAAGAACCCGTGAGAACAAAGGTACCGGCCTTGGATTGTCCATCTGCAAGACTATTGTCCGGGCCCATAAGGGCGATATCCGGGCTGAAAACATCCCGGGCAGTGGGTTGCGTATTTCCATTAGTTTGCCTCTGGAGGAGAATTTATGA
- a CDS encoding HprK-related kinase B — MSSTPFQNEPAGSLTDLVTALSSDVVYTEPFLLTLDDCTIEIKCSSEALRKELTRYFLPLLDAPHGRVKIHIQVIDGPETSLGCPLTPQKPGSGKTEVKEEWALLDVGRVVRKVNSGIIMVFGGDQNLVSGPCLDYPNQVINFINNRFIEYKLNKGALLGHAAAVFTTGLGIAVAGFSGMGKSTLALHLMNAGADFVSNDRLVMENTGGHLKMSGVARWPRINPGTALNNPSLCGVLTAREQEEYKKLPLEALWRLEHKYDVVIDQYYGPNRFRLNSPLDRLVLLNWQPDAGPMKAEEIVLALHKPLLQAIMKDTGLFYLPDNGLPQNPSEDQYFDLLSSCRVLVLSGGADFDQATQAVMTWLS; from the coding sequence ATGTCATCAACACCATTTCAAAATGAGCCTGCCGGCAGTCTGACCGATCTGGTTACGGCGTTGTCATCAGATGTCGTATATACAGAACCGTTTTTGCTGACCCTTGATGACTGCACCATTGAAATCAAATGCAGCAGTGAGGCGTTAAGAAAAGAACTGACCCGTTACTTTTTGCCATTGCTGGATGCCCCCCATGGCCGGGTAAAGATTCATATCCAGGTCATTGACGGGCCGGAGACCAGCCTGGGCTGCCCGTTAACCCCCCAGAAACCGGGGTCGGGCAAGACAGAAGTCAAAGAGGAATGGGCTTTGCTGGACGTTGGGCGTGTGGTGAGGAAAGTGAATTCGGGTATCATCATGGTGTTCGGCGGGGATCAGAATCTGGTGTCAGGCCCCTGTCTTGACTACCCCAATCAGGTGATCAACTTTATCAATAACCGGTTCATTGAGTATAAGCTCAATAAAGGCGCGCTGCTTGGACATGCCGCAGCGGTTTTTACCACTGGTCTGGGGATTGCCGTGGCCGGATTTTCAGGTATGGGAAAATCAACACTGGCCCTGCATTTGATGAATGCCGGGGCTGATTTTGTATCCAATGACCGGCTGGTGATGGAAAACACGGGCGGGCATCTTAAGATGTCCGGTGTGGCCAGATGGCCCCGTATCAATCCGGGCACCGCACTGAACAATCCTTCCCTTTGCGGGGTGTTGACGGCCCGGGAGCAGGAAGAGTACAAAAAACTGCCCCTGGAAGCGTTGTGGCGTTTGGAGCATAAATACGATGTGGTGATTGACCAGTATTATGGCCCAAATCGCTTCCGGCTGAATTCGCCATTGGACCGGCTGGTGCTGCTCAACTGGCAGCCGGATGCAGGTCCCATGAAAGCCGAAGAGATAGTCCTTGCCCTCCATAAACCGTTGCTCCAGGCCATCATGAAAGATACCGGGTTGTTTTATCTGCCGGATAATGGCCTGCCCCAGAATCCATCTGAAGATCAGTATTTTGATCTGCTTTCGTCCTGCCGGGTCCTGGTCCTTTCAGGAGGAGCCGATTTTGACCAGGCTACCCAGGCGGTCATGACGTGGTTATCCTGA
- a CDS encoding GAK system ATP-grasp enzyme encodes MKIGVVGVKDGWSSKALVNAVAEATGYGLLIDMAQVRLDMPSGKAWYKDTDLSTLDALIIKKIGKTYSPQLLDRLEILRLLEEKGLPIFSSPTKILGVLNRISCTVTLQSGNIPMPLTSVTEDVDMAVDAVNRYGQAVFKPLFSTKAKGMCVINTGDDCRGEILGYQKKNPLMYIQQKIDLGEQDLGIVFLGGKYLSTYARCRGEGTWNTTIASGGRYKAFDPDPQIIELARKAQALFGLDFTCVDVALTPQGPMIFEVSAFGGFRGLLEARSIDAAKEYTDYVINTISK; translated from the coding sequence ATGAAAATTGGTGTTGTGGGCGTAAAGGACGGATGGTCTTCCAAAGCGCTGGTAAATGCGGTGGCCGAAGCCACCGGCTATGGATTGCTCATCGATATGGCCCAGGTCCGTCTGGATATGCCTTCCGGCAAAGCGTGGTATAAAGATACCGATTTAAGCACATTGGACGCGCTGATCATAAAAAAAATCGGAAAGACCTATTCCCCCCAATTGTTGGACCGCCTGGAAATCCTAAGGCTTTTAGAAGAAAAAGGCCTGCCCATATTTTCTAGTCCGACTAAGATTTTAGGCGTTCTTAACAGGATTTCGTGTACCGTAACGCTCCAGTCCGGCAATATTCCCATGCCGTTGACCAGTGTGACCGAAGATGTGGATATGGCGGTGGATGCCGTGAATAGATATGGCCAGGCCGTGTTTAAACCCTTGTTCTCCACAAAGGCCAAAGGCATGTGCGTGATCAATACAGGCGATGACTGCCGTGGCGAAATTTTGGGGTATCAAAAGAAGAATCCGTTGATGTACATCCAGCAGAAAATTGACCTTGGAGAACAGGACCTTGGTATTGTGTTCCTTGGCGGAAAATATTTGTCCACCTATGCCCGTTGCCGGGGCGAAGGGACATGGAATACGACCATTGCTTCGGGCGGCCGGTACAAGGCATTTGATCCTGATCCCCAAATTATTGAACTTGCCCGCAAGGCCCAGGCATTGTTCGGCCTTGATTTCACCTGTGTGGATGTGGCCTTGACGCCCCAGGGCCCCATGATTTTTGAAGTCTCTGCCTTTGGCGGTTTCAGGGGACTGTTAGAGGCCAGGTCCATTGATGCCGCAAAGGAGTATACCGATTATGTCATCAACACCATTTCAAAATGA
- a CDS encoding PhoU domain-containing protein: MAIEPKTNQDIHFLIIEVLGQVATTELYLNSFDQIHGLRVLEREGYIDNLKVTVENSYFSLILTEPDRGQNEVNRARAVHAISTNLQQISSFSVNIVRQVEYLFDRSLWLTFDARDMFDTIKNCLEQILPALDDKDIGLALSICHCEYEIDRLYLKNFQRIMAELRDGVSIESYITILFIFRYLERIGDALLKIGEAVLFAILGEKIRIRQFEALQQTLAKSDMDISLDRLSLHSYWGTRSGCNISKVANEPSSVATGPAKQAIFKTGSLKKIELEKDNLDRWQELAPGLAPKVLTFHKEDEKTGALLVEFFSGNNFQEIVLGDNSDLADKALNALHRLLGEKIWPMTKKIGAGETSYMDQVLKRLDSILQVHSYLRRQQTLGDLEVDSTATLVEKCMRIERLLPAPFSVFIHGDFNANNIIYDEKKDAIHFIDVHRSKSADYIQDVAVFLISNFRLPVFEPPMRDQINMAIRNFYGFAKEFAHEHNDTTFDVRLALALARSFYTSTRFQLNSEFVKEMVMRANFLLEKVIVFNEGQENWQAFIFPEEVLYL, encoded by the coding sequence ATGGCCATTGAGCCCAAGACAAACCAGGATATCCATTTCCTTATTATTGAGGTATTGGGACAGGTCGCAACCACCGAACTTTATCTTAACAGCTTTGACCAGATTCACGGGTTGCGGGTGCTGGAGCGGGAAGGCTATATCGACAACCTGAAAGTCACTGTTGAAAACAGTTATTTTTCATTGATCCTCACCGAGCCGGACCGCGGACAAAACGAGGTGAACCGGGCCCGGGCGGTTCATGCCATCAGTACCAACCTTCAGCAGATTTCAAGCTTTAGCGTGAATATCGTACGCCAGGTGGAATATCTGTTTGACCGGTCCCTGTGGCTGACCTTTGATGCCCGCGACATGTTTGACACCATTAAAAACTGCCTGGAACAGATACTGCCGGCCCTGGATGACAAGGACATCGGCCTTGCCTTGAGTATTTGCCACTGCGAGTATGAAATAGACCGGCTTTATTTGAAAAATTTTCAGCGCATCATGGCTGAGCTTCGTGACGGCGTATCCATAGAGTCATATATCACCATCCTTTTTATTTTCCGGTATCTGGAACGCATCGGGGATGCACTGCTCAAGATCGGGGAAGCCGTTTTATTCGCCATCCTTGGCGAAAAGATCCGTATCCGGCAGTTTGAAGCGCTGCAGCAGACCCTTGCCAAATCCGATATGGACATTTCCCTGGACCGTCTCAGCCTGCACTCCTACTGGGGGACAAGATCGGGCTGTAATATCAGCAAAGTTGCCAATGAACCCTCCAGTGTGGCAACCGGTCCTGCCAAACAGGCGATATTTAAAACCGGCAGTTTAAAAAAGATTGAGCTGGAAAAGGATAATCTTGACAGATGGCAGGAGCTTGCCCCGGGGCTTGCGCCCAAGGTCCTGACCTTCCACAAGGAGGATGAAAAAACAGGCGCGTTGCTGGTGGAATTTTTTTCAGGTAATAATTTTCAGGAAATTGTCCTGGGTGACAACAGCGATTTGGCAGACAAGGCCTTGAACGCGCTGCACCGGCTGCTGGGAGAAAAAATCTGGCCGATGACCAAAAAAATCGGCGCCGGGGAAACATCGTATATGGATCAGGTGTTAAAGCGCCTTGATTCCATTCTCCAGGTGCATAGTTATCTGCGAAGACAGCAGACCTTAGGAGATCTTGAGGTCGACTCCACCGCCACCCTGGTGGAAAAGTGCATGCGCATTGAACGGTTGCTGCCTGCCCCGTTCAGTGTGTTCATCCACGGTGATTTCAATGCCAACAACATCATCTATGACGAAAAAAAAGATGCCATCCATTTCATTGATGTCCACCGGTCCAAGAGCGCGGACTATATCCAGGATGTGGCCGTTTTTTTGATATCCAATTTCCGCCTGCCAGTGTTTGAGCCGCCGATGCGGGACCAGATTAATATGGCCATTCGTAATTTTTATGGGTTTGCCAAAGAGTTTGCCCATGAACACAATGACACTACCTTTGATGTGCGTCTGGCCCTGGCCCTGGCACGTTCCTTTTATACGTCCACCCGGTTTCAGCTGAATTCAGAATTTGTCAAAGAGATGGTGATGCGCGCCAATTTTCTGCTTGAAAAGGTGATTGTTTTCAATGAGGGGCAAGAAAATTGGCAGGCATTTATTTTCCCGGAGGAGGTGCTGTACCTGTGA
- a CDS encoding amphi-Trp domain-containing protein, with protein MAKQRFSYDSIQDVASVRRYLKSIIRSIDEGKITLTSEDDCIDLKVRNLLHFSIEARKKGDKNRLTLEMRWTDKKEFPLEDDTKSVKISS; from the coding sequence ATGGCTAAACAAAGATTTTCATATGACTCGATTCAGGATGTCGCATCTGTGCGAAGATATCTTAAATCAATCATCCGCTCCATTGATGAAGGCAAAATCACCCTGACTTCGGAGGATGACTGCATTGATCTTAAAGTCAGGAACCTGCTTCATTTTTCCATTGAGGCACGCAAAAAAGGGGATAAAAACAGGCTGACTTTGGAAATGCGCTGGACGGATAAAAAGGAATTCCCCCTGGAAGATGATACCAAGTCTGTGAAAATTTCTTCCTGA
- a CDS encoding ABC transporter ATP-binding protein, whose protein sequence is MILNVDQIGFEYKSVKILEEISFSIPRGEITVILGPNGVGKTTLLKCLNKILIPATGRIHVKNRSLKAMDIRQIAKEISYVAQYNEAGKITVFDAVLMGRYPHIRFTATKDDLTKVGSVLDHLNLTHMALKNLYELSGGELQQVAIARALVQETDILLLDEPTSSLDLKNQTRILTLVRHIAQDHNLAVIMTMHDLNSALRYADRYICLKNHTVFGAGKIDEIYSDLLTKVYGLPVEIIRHKGYPLVVPVEDSSKAA, encoded by the coding sequence ATGATCTTGAACGTAGACCAAATTGGTTTTGAGTATAAATCCGTTAAAATTCTTGAAGAGATCAGTTTTTCCATCCCCCGGGGAGAGATCACAGTGATTCTGGGCCCCAACGGCGTGGGAAAAACCACATTGCTCAAATGTCTCAATAAAATTTTAATCCCTGCAACAGGCCGGATTCATGTGAAAAACAGATCTTTAAAGGCCATGGACATCCGACAGATTGCCAAGGAAATCAGTTATGTGGCCCAATATAATGAAGCGGGTAAAATTACGGTGTTTGACGCCGTGCTCATGGGGCGCTACCCCCATATCCGGTTTACGGCCACCAAAGATGATCTGACAAAAGTCGGATCGGTGCTGGATCATCTGAACCTGACCCACATGGCCCTTAAAAATCTCTACGAGCTTTCCGGCGGGGAATTACAGCAGGTGGCCATTGCCAGGGCCCTGGTCCAGGAGACCGATATTCTGCTGCTGGACGAACCCACCTCCAGTTTGGATTTAAAAAACCAGACCAGGATTTTAACGCTTGTCCGGCATATTGCACAGGATCACAACCTGGCGGTGATTATGACCATGCATGACCTGAATTCAGCCTTGCGGTATGCGGACCGGTATATCTGCCTGAAAAATCACACCGTGTTCGGGGCGGGTAAAATTGATGAAATCTATTCGGACCTGCTCACAAAAGTGTACGGGCTGCCGGTTGAAATTATCCGTCATAAAGGCTACCCTCTGGTGGTGCCTGTCGAAGATTCATCCAAAGCAGCATAG
- a CDS encoding iron ABC transporter permease, which produces MHFDHGVVPKAYVGYLRKKSWLLFALLSLVTGLFLVSLCKGAVQLPLLDVVRTLILEAPSRKAELIVWNIRLPQTVIAILGGAGLAVSGAVMQSVLKNSLAAPFTLGISHAAAFGAALSVIIMGTGVMASSSGDAVAISSPVITVATAFSFSILTALIIIFISGKKSASPHVMVLTGVALGSLFTAGTMLLQFFADDVQLAAMVFWTFGDLARADWNDIALVAPVVLALLGFFLVNSRNYNGMALGDESAKGIGIRVEWVRLSGMLAASLMTAVIISFVGIISFVGLAAPHIVRRIIGDDHRFLLPASILAGALILLAADMVARLIMLPHVLPVSIFTAFLGAPVFIYLIIKGNPR; this is translated from the coding sequence ATGCATTTTGATCATGGGGTTGTCCCCAAGGCGTATGTGGGGTATTTGCGCAAAAAATCGTGGTTGCTTTTCGCCCTGCTCAGCCTGGTAACAGGTCTGTTTCTGGTCTCTTTGTGCAAGGGGGCCGTGCAACTGCCCCTGCTGGATGTGGTTCGGACATTGATACTGGAAGCACCGTCCCGGAAGGCGGAGCTGATCGTTTGGAATATTCGGCTGCCCCAGACCGTGATCGCGATTTTAGGCGGGGCGGGCCTGGCGGTTTCCGGTGCCGTGATGCAGTCGGTATTAAAAAATTCGCTGGCGGCACCGTTTACCCTGGGCATCTCCCATGCCGCCGCATTCGGGGCGGCCTTGTCCGTGATCATCATGGGTACCGGGGTGATGGCGTCCTCTTCGGGAGATGCCGTAGCCATTTCAAGTCCGGTGATCACCGTGGCAACGGCATTCTCATTTTCCATTCTCACGGCGTTGATCATCATCTTTATCTCCGGCAAAAAATCGGCCTCCCCCCATGTCATGGTGCTCACCGGCGTGGCATTGGGCTCCCTTTTCACCGCCGGGACCATGCTGCTGCAGTTTTTTGCCGATGATGTGCAGCTGGCGGCCATGGTGTTTTGGACCTTCGGGGACCTGGCCCGGGCGGACTGGAATGACATTGCCCTGGTGGCCCCGGTTGTACTTGCGCTGCTCGGCTTTTTTCTGGTAAACTCTCGAAATTACAACGGGATGGCCCTTGGGGACGAAAGCGCCAAAGGCATCGGCATCCGGGTTGAATGGGTCCGGCTCTCGGGCATGCTGGCCGCCTCTTTGATGACGGCGGTGATCATCAGCTTTGTGGGCATTATCAGTTTTGTGGGGTTGGCTGCCCCCCACATTGTCCGGCGCATCATCGGCGATGACCATCGATTTTTGCTGCCGGCATCCATTCTGGCAGGTGCCCTGATTCTTCTGGCAGCAGACATGGTCGCCCGGCTGATCATGCTGCCCCATGTGCTGCCGGTCTCTATTTTTACCGCATTTTTAGGGGCACCGGTTTTTATTTACCTCATTATTAAAGGCAATCCCAGATGA
- a CDS encoding iron ABC transporter substrate-binding protein — MKKTLALLCVGLSVMLSVFPANAKNIVDGTGNTVVVPDQVSRIICSGPGALRLISYFNAQDLVVAVDDMETARKQFDARPYAIANPRYKTLPVFGSFRGNDDPEKILGLATPPQVIFKTYATMGYDPVELSQKTGIPVVVLGYGNLAVQRDVIYQSLRIIGRVLDREDRADALIRFFDGQIAELNQRTAAIDNKKTCFVGGIANKGPHGFLSTEPNYPPFAFVNAANIARASEVKVQNLSHSIFSKEKLLDENPQVLFLDLSTLQMGEDHGGLYELKTDPVFQALDAVADGRVYGVLPYNWYTQNFGSILADAWYVGKVLYPDQFADVDPAAKADEIYEFLLSAKVYAAMNKLFYNRAFKSVDLGAK; from the coding sequence ATGAAGAAAACACTTGCATTGTTGTGTGTGGGCTTAAGCGTAATGCTGTCTGTGTTTCCGGCAAATGCAAAAAATATTGTGGACGGCACGGGTAACACCGTGGTGGTACCGGACCAGGTCAGCCGCATCATCTGCTCGGGTCCGGGGGCCCTGCGCCTGATCTCCTATTTCAATGCCCAGGATCTGGTGGTGGCTGTGGATGATATGGAAACAGCCAGAAAACAGTTTGATGCGCGGCCCTATGCCATTGCCAATCCTCGGTATAAAACGCTGCCGGTGTTCGGATCGTTCCGGGGCAACGATGACCCTGAAAAAATTCTGGGGCTGGCAACACCGCCCCAGGTTATTTTTAAAACCTATGCCACCATGGGGTATGACCCGGTTGAATTATCACAGAAAACGGGTATCCCGGTGGTGGTCCTCGGATATGGTAATCTTGCCGTTCAACGGGATGTTATTTACCAAAGCCTGCGGATTATCGGCCGGGTGCTGGACAGAGAAGACCGGGCCGATGCGCTGATCCGTTTTTTTGACGGGCAGATCGCCGAACTCAACCAGCGCACCGCAGCCATTGACAATAAGAAAACGTGTTTTGTGGGCGGTATTGCAAACAAAGGCCCCCATGGCTTTTTGAGCACAGAACCCAATTATCCCCCTTTCGCGTTTGTGAATGCCGCCAACATTGCAAGGGCTTCAGAAGTCAAGGTGCAGAACTTATCCCACTCCATATTTTCCAAAGAAAAACTGCTGGATGAAAATCCCCAGGTGCTGTTCCTGGACCTTTCCACCCTGCAGATGGGAGAAGACCATGGCGGGCTTTATGAGTTGAAAACCGACCCCGTATTCCAGGCATTGGATGCCGTGGCCGACGGCCGGGTCTACGGGGTGCTGCCCTATAACTGGTACACCCAGAATTTCGGCTCCATCCTGGCCGATGCCTGGTATGTGGGAAAAGTGCTGTATCCGGACCAGTTTGCCGATGTGGACCCGGCGGCCAAGGCCGATGAGATTTATGAGTTTCTGCTCTCCGCCAAAGTTTATGCCGCCATGAACAAACTGTTTTATAATAGAGCGTTTAAATCGGTCGATCTCGGGGCGAAATAA
- a CDS encoding DUF1611 domain-containing protein, with amino-acid sequence MNQTQTENNNQTYMGTAVVLTQGLFHLNDAKTAHGLVRGTERFKIMAVIDEINAGKDAGVVLDGIQRDIPIFSSVQAFTDATGTTPDYAVIGVALCGGRLDDDWQRLVLDVMSQGISIVNGLHMPLSDIPVFKVSAEKYKVEIIDFRRSKPFDQLQYWTGKVFEITTPRIAVLGTDCALGKRTTSRLIVQMCRANAIKTEMIFTGQTGWLQGSPYGFILDATPNDFVCGELEAAIIECAEKSNPDLMILEGQSALRNPLGPCGAELIVSGNAKGVILQHAPFRKFFDTVEAFGCRLPSVEDEIKLVEMYGAKVIAVTLNGEGGSREELVRYAQQLKTTTQLPVLDPLNDDLSALLPVISAFIDNCDTKMP; translated from the coding sequence ATGAATCAAACCCAGACAGAAAATAATAACCAGACCTATATGGGAACCGCCGTGGTTCTGACCCAGGGCCTGTTCCACCTCAATGACGCCAAAACCGCCCACGGCCTTGTGCGGGGAACCGAACGGTTCAAAATTATGGCTGTTATTGATGAGATCAATGCCGGAAAAGATGCCGGGGTTGTGCTGGACGGTATTCAACGGGACATTCCCATTTTTTCAAGTGTCCAGGCTTTCACCGACGCCACAGGCACCACCCCCGATTATGCGGTCATCGGGGTCGCCCTGTGCGGCGGACGGCTGGATGACGATTGGCAGCGGCTTGTTCTGGATGTCATGTCCCAGGGGATTTCCATCGTCAATGGGCTGCACATGCCGCTGTCCGACATTCCCGTATTTAAAGTCTCTGCCGAAAAATATAAAGTTGAGATCATTGACTTCAGGCGCAGCAAACCCTTTGATCAGCTTCAATACTGGACCGGGAAGGTGTTCGAGATCACCACCCCCAGAATTGCCGTGCTGGGTACGGACTGTGCGTTGGGTAAACGAACGACCAGCCGGTTGATCGTTCAGATGTGCCGGGCAAACGCCATAAAAACGGAAATGATTTTCACCGGGCAGACCGGTTGGCTTCAGGGGTCTCCCTACGGATTTATTCTGGACGCCACACCCAATGATTTCGTCTGCGGCGAGCTTGAAGCGGCCATTATTGAATGTGCGGAAAAATCCAACCCGGATCTCATGATTCTGGAGGGCCAGTCCGCCCTGCGCAATCCCCTGGGACCCTGCGGTGCGGAATTGATCGTCTCCGGCAATGCAAAGGGCGTGATCCTGCAGCATGCACCGTTCAGAAAATTTTTTGATACGGTGGAGGCCTTTGGCTGTCGCCTGCCCTCGGTGGAGGATGAGATCAAGCTGGTTGAGATGTACGGGGCAAAGGTGATTGCCGTGACGCTGAACGGTGAAGGCGGCAGCCGGGAGGAACTCGTTCGGTACGCACAGCAACTGAAAACAACCACACAACTGCCTGTGCTTGATCCTTTGAATGATGACCTGTCAGCTTTGTTGCCGGTCATCAGCGCCTTCATCGACAACTGCGACACCAAAATGCCATAG
- a CDS encoding dipeptide epimerase: protein MKIKKVTVFRENLELIRPYTIAYETFTHVENLFVHIETDKGLVGIGAGSPAEDVTGESIGDCEQALNENACSLFEGMDLSEAFSRLKIMETKMAATPGAMAAMDIALHDLIGKALNRPLAAILGQVHTSMPTSITIGIKSLDEMLAEADEYTGRGFRILKVKTGMDVDQDIERVCRLKEHVNADVRIRVDANQGYDVDQYKKFLAGTKGTNLEFVEQPLHVERTTAMAALSEDERNSSMADESLHKPADAYNLIHQPRPFGLFNIKLMKCGGISQGLEIAQIARRCGIGLMWGCMDESRVSIAAALHAAFASPATRYLDLDGSLDLARDMVDKGFVIENGVMRLTNRPGLGVRIL from the coding sequence ATGAAAATAAAAAAAGTAACAGTTTTCAGGGAAAATCTGGAATTGATAAGGCCGTACACCATTGCCTATGAAACGTTTACCCATGTGGAAAATCTATTTGTTCACATTGAAACGGACAAGGGGCTTGTGGGCATCGGGGCAGGGTCACCGGCCGAAGATGTCACTGGCGAAAGTATTGGTGACTGTGAGCAGGCGCTGAACGAAAACGCCTGCTCCCTTTTTGAAGGTATGGATCTGTCTGAAGCCTTTTCCCGGCTTAAAATCATGGAAACAAAGATGGCGGCTACGCCTGGGGCCATGGCTGCCATGGATATTGCCCTGCACGATCTCATCGGCAAAGCCCTGAACCGCCCCCTGGCCGCGATCCTGGGGCAGGTGCACACCAGTATGCCCACATCCATCACCATCGGCATCAAAAGCCTTGACGAGATGCTGGCCGAAGCGGACGAATACACAGGTCGGGGATTTAGGATTCTAAAGGTAAAAACCGGAATGGATGTGGACCAGGACATCGAACGGGTCTGCCGCCTTAAGGAACACGTCAATGCAGATGTCCGCATCCGGGTGGATGCCAACCAGGGATACGATGTGGATCAATACAAAAAATTTCTGGCAGGCACGAAGGGCACCAATCTGGAGTTTGTGGAGCAGCCCCTGCATGTGGAGCGGACAACCGCCATGGCCGCCCTGTCCGAAGATGAACGCAATTCATCCATGGCTGACGAAAGCCTGCACAAACCCGCCGACGCTTATAACCTGATCCATCAACCCCGACCCTTTGGCCTGTTCAATATCAAGCTCATGAAGTGCGGCGGCATTTCCCAAGGCCTGGAAATCGCCCAGATCGCCCGGCGCTGCGGCATCGGCCTGATGTGGGGATGCATGGACGAAAGCCGTGTCAGCATTGCCGCAGCCCTGCATGCCGCCTTTGCAAGCCCTGCTACGCGGTACCTGGACCTTGACGGCAGCCTGGACCTTGCCAGAGATATGGTTGATAAGGGATTTGTCATTGAAAACGGCGTGATGCGCCTGACGAACCGGCCGGGATTGGGTGTGCGCATTCTTTAA